In the Silurus meridionalis isolate SWU-2019-XX chromosome 6, ASM1480568v1, whole genome shotgun sequence genome, one interval contains:
- the ss18 gene encoding protein SSXT isoform X1, giving the protein MSVAFAPHRQRGKGDITPAGIQKLLDENNQLIQCIMDFQSKGKTAECSHYQQMLHRNLVYLATIADSNQNMQSLLPAPPTQNMGMSGGMNQSGAPPQTPHGHNMPSDGPPSGPHMQNQMNGQMPGPNHMPMQGPGPNQPPNMPSGSMNMPPSSHGSMGAYNHAVPSSQGMSNQGQINMSQGQPMGSYGPRPSMNMQPNQGPMMHQQPPSQQYNIPPGGGGQHYQGQQNPMGMMGQGNHVMGQRPMPPYRPPQQGPPQQYPGQEDYYGEQYSHGGQGAPEGNSQYGQQQEAYQQGPPQPQGYPAQQQYPAQQGYPGQQQGYGPSQGGPGQYPNYPQGQGQQYAAYRPPQPGPPQGQPQRPYGYDQFFPCCFRKNGHSSFRMYICAEEE; this is encoded by the exons ATGTCGGTGGCTTTCGCGCCTCACAGACAACGCGGAAAGGGTGATATCACCCCCGCGGGGATACAGAAG TTGCTGGATGAAAACAATCAGCTGATTCAGTGCATCATGGACTTCCAGAGCAAAGGGAAAACGGCGGAATGTTCACA CTACCAGCAGATGCTCCACAGAAATTTGGTCTACTTAGCCACAATAGCAGACTCCAATCAGAACATGCAGTCTCTGCTCCCAGCC CCCCCTACACAGAACATGGGTATGTCAGGGGGAATGAATCAGAGCGGCGCACCCCCACAGACCCCCCATGGCCACAACATGCCGTCAGACGGCCCACCCTCTGGGCCACACATGCAGAACCAGATGAACGGCCAGATGCCCG GACCAAACCACATGCCCATGCAGGGCCCAGGGCCCAACCAGCCTCCAAACATGCCAAGCGGCTCCATGAACATGCCTCCCAGCAGCCACGGCTCCATGGGTGCCTACAACCACGCCGTTCCCTCCTCCCAGGGCATGAGCAACCAGGGCCAGATAAACATGAGCCAGGGCCAGCCAATGGGCAGCTACGGTCCCAGACCCAGCATGAACATGCAGCCCAACCAAG GTCCCATGATGCACCAGCAGCCTCCTTCGCAGCAGTACAACATACCCCCTGGTGGTGGTGGACAGCATTACCAGGGACAGCAGAACCCTATGGGCATGATGGGCCAGGGCAACCATGTGATGGGGCAGAGGCCCATGCCTCCTTACAGACCACCTCAGCAAG ggCCCCCGCAGCAGTACCCAGGCCAGGAGGACTACTATGGAGAGCAGTACAGTCATGGAGGCCAGGGGGCACCTGAGG gaAATTCGCAGTACGGTCAGCAGCAGGAAGCCTATCAACAAGGCCCCCCTCAGCCACAGGGCTACCCGGCACAGCAGCAGTACCCAGCACAGCAGGGCTACCCGGGCCAGCAACAGGGCTACG GTCCTTCTCAAGGTGGTCCTGGACAGTACCCCAATTACCCACAAGGCCAAGGGCAGCAGTATGCGGCGTATAGACCACCTCAGCCTGGACCTCCACAAGGCCAACCACAGCGCCCGTACGGTTATGACCAG TTTTTCCCCTGTTGTTTTCGGAAGAACGGGCATTCGAGTTTCAGAATGTACATCTGTGCCGAAGAGGAATAA
- the ss18 gene encoding protein SSXT isoform X2 produces the protein MSVAFAPHRQRGKGDITPAGIQKLLDENNQLIQCIMDFQSKGKTAECSHYQQMLHRNLVYLATIADSNQNMQSLLPAPPTQNMGMSGGMNQSGAPPQTPHGHNMPSDGPPSGPHMQNQMNGQMPGPNHMPMQGPGPNQPPNMPSGSMNMPPSSHGSMGAYNHAVPSSQGMSNQGQINMSQGQPMGSYGPRPSMNMQPNQGPMMHQQPPSQQYNIPPGGGGQHYQGQQNPMGMMGQGNHVMGQRPMPPYRPPQQGPPQQYPGQEDYYGEQYSHGGQGAPEGNSQYGQQQEAYQQGPPQPQGYPAQQQYPAQQGYPGQQQGYGPSQGGPGQYPNYPQGQGQQYAAYRPPQPGPPQGQPQRPYGYDQGQYGNYQQ, from the exons ATGTCGGTGGCTTTCGCGCCTCACAGACAACGCGGAAAGGGTGATATCACCCCCGCGGGGATACAGAAG TTGCTGGATGAAAACAATCAGCTGATTCAGTGCATCATGGACTTCCAGAGCAAAGGGAAAACGGCGGAATGTTCACA CTACCAGCAGATGCTCCACAGAAATTTGGTCTACTTAGCCACAATAGCAGACTCCAATCAGAACATGCAGTCTCTGCTCCCAGCC CCCCCTACACAGAACATGGGTATGTCAGGGGGAATGAATCAGAGCGGCGCACCCCCACAGACCCCCCATGGCCACAACATGCCGTCAGACGGCCCACCCTCTGGGCCACACATGCAGAACCAGATGAACGGCCAGATGCCCG GACCAAACCACATGCCCATGCAGGGCCCAGGGCCCAACCAGCCTCCAAACATGCCAAGCGGCTCCATGAACATGCCTCCCAGCAGCCACGGCTCCATGGGTGCCTACAACCACGCCGTTCCCTCCTCCCAGGGCATGAGCAACCAGGGCCAGATAAACATGAGCCAGGGCCAGCCAATGGGCAGCTACGGTCCCAGACCCAGCATGAACATGCAGCCCAACCAAG GTCCCATGATGCACCAGCAGCCTCCTTCGCAGCAGTACAACATACCCCCTGGTGGTGGTGGACAGCATTACCAGGGACAGCAGAACCCTATGGGCATGATGGGCCAGGGCAACCATGTGATGGGGCAGAGGCCCATGCCTCCTTACAGACCACCTCAGCAAG ggCCCCCGCAGCAGTACCCAGGCCAGGAGGACTACTATGGAGAGCAGTACAGTCATGGAGGCCAGGGGGCACCTGAGG gaAATTCGCAGTACGGTCAGCAGCAGGAAGCCTATCAACAAGGCCCCCCTCAGCCACAGGGCTACCCGGCACAGCAGCAGTACCCAGCACAGCAGGGCTACCCGGGCCAGCAACAGGGCTACG GTCCTTCTCAAGGTGGTCCTGGACAGTACCCCAATTACCCACAAGGCCAAGGGCAGCAGTATGCGGCGTATAGACCACCTCAGCCTGGACCTCCACAAGGCCAACCACAGCGCCCGTACGGTTATGACCAG GGTCAATACGGCAACTACCAGCAGTAA
- the ss18 gene encoding protein SSXT isoform X3 has product MSVAFAPHRQRGKGDITPAGIQKLLDENNQLIQCIMDFQSKGKTAECSHYQQMLHRNLVYLATIADSNQNMQSLLPAPPTQNMGMSGGMNQSGAPPQTPHGHNMPSDGPPSGPHMQNQMNGQMPGPNHMPMQGPGPNQPPNMPSGSMNMPPSSHGSMGAYNHAVPSSQGMSNQGQINMSQGQPMGSYGPRPSMNMQPNQGPMMHQQPPSQQYNIPPGGGGQHYQGQQNPMGMMGQGNHVMGQRPMPPYRPPQQGPPQQYPGQEDYYGEQYSHGGQGAPEGNSQYGQQQEAYQQGPPQPQGYPAQQQYPAQQGYPGQQQGYGPSQGGPGQYPNYPQGQGQQYAAYRPPQPGPPQGQPQRPYGYDQGHMRK; this is encoded by the exons ATGTCGGTGGCTTTCGCGCCTCACAGACAACGCGGAAAGGGTGATATCACCCCCGCGGGGATACAGAAG TTGCTGGATGAAAACAATCAGCTGATTCAGTGCATCATGGACTTCCAGAGCAAAGGGAAAACGGCGGAATGTTCACA CTACCAGCAGATGCTCCACAGAAATTTGGTCTACTTAGCCACAATAGCAGACTCCAATCAGAACATGCAGTCTCTGCTCCCAGCC CCCCCTACACAGAACATGGGTATGTCAGGGGGAATGAATCAGAGCGGCGCACCCCCACAGACCCCCCATGGCCACAACATGCCGTCAGACGGCCCACCCTCTGGGCCACACATGCAGAACCAGATGAACGGCCAGATGCCCG GACCAAACCACATGCCCATGCAGGGCCCAGGGCCCAACCAGCCTCCAAACATGCCAAGCGGCTCCATGAACATGCCTCCCAGCAGCCACGGCTCCATGGGTGCCTACAACCACGCCGTTCCCTCCTCCCAGGGCATGAGCAACCAGGGCCAGATAAACATGAGCCAGGGCCAGCCAATGGGCAGCTACGGTCCCAGACCCAGCATGAACATGCAGCCCAACCAAG GTCCCATGATGCACCAGCAGCCTCCTTCGCAGCAGTACAACATACCCCCTGGTGGTGGTGGACAGCATTACCAGGGACAGCAGAACCCTATGGGCATGATGGGCCAGGGCAACCATGTGATGGGGCAGAGGCCCATGCCTCCTTACAGACCACCTCAGCAAG ggCCCCCGCAGCAGTACCCAGGCCAGGAGGACTACTATGGAGAGCAGTACAGTCATGGAGGCCAGGGGGCACCTGAGG gaAATTCGCAGTACGGTCAGCAGCAGGAAGCCTATCAACAAGGCCCCCCTCAGCCACAGGGCTACCCGGCACAGCAGCAGTACCCAGCACAGCAGGGCTACCCGGGCCAGCAACAGGGCTACG GTCCTTCTCAAGGTGGTCCTGGACAGTACCCCAATTACCCACAAGGCCAAGGGCAGCAGTATGCGGCGTATAGACCACCTCAGCCTGGACCTCCACAAGGCCAACCACAGCGCCCGTACGGTTATGACCAG GGGCACATGAGGAAATAA